Proteins encoded by one window of Acuticoccus sp. MNP-M23:
- a CDS encoding cytochrome c, with amino-acid sequence MKTRRMFTHIAAALSASLLASPGAMAADSGSVEAGQLVSNASGCSACHTGPSGKPFAGGTVLSTPFGDMATANITPDKETGIGTWTRDDFEGALRRGVKKDGLPLYPSMPYVHFTKMTDDDIDALWAYMQTVEPVNNRVDVNQLPFPFDVRASVFGWQMLFFTEGRFQPDTTKSEVWNRGAYLVEALSHCGACHTPRDAVGGPITSRSLQGSRVAEWYAPDISDGPDSVIADWDVARLEGFLNGNDGMNHVAVGPMAEVLGELATIPPSDVHAIATYMKDQPPSDDKRSAPEEVKITPALRQEWAGLFEGECVTCHGADGEGAPGVAASLVGSGAVLARSPVNVISVLLEGIAPMGDYGAMPSFRDSLSNEQIAALANHVRTSWGNDAPANARPDMVAGLRNVTSSTPGATMADTCPNVPADRISAALRGQIETMAAASTLDDAAVGDLIAKYDASNPDATTTNRVVDLGGAYCQALEKNGAGKATIVSRQLALMNAVVTQSVAN; translated from the coding sequence ATGAAGACGAGACGAATGTTCACCCACATCGCGGCCGCGCTTTCTGCGTCGCTGCTCGCCAGTCCGGGCGCGATGGCGGCCGACTCGGGATCTGTCGAGGCGGGCCAACTCGTTTCGAACGCGTCCGGCTGCTCGGCGTGCCACACCGGACCTTCCGGCAAACCCTTCGCCGGCGGCACCGTGCTGTCGACGCCGTTCGGGGACATGGCCACCGCCAACATCACCCCGGACAAGGAAACCGGGATCGGCACGTGGACCCGCGACGATTTCGAGGGTGCGCTGCGCCGCGGCGTGAAGAAGGACGGGCTCCCCCTCTACCCGTCCATGCCTTACGTCCACTTCACCAAGATGACCGACGACGACATCGACGCCCTGTGGGCCTACATGCAGACCGTAGAGCCGGTGAACAATCGTGTCGACGTCAACCAGCTCCCCTTCCCGTTCGACGTGCGGGCGAGCGTGTTCGGCTGGCAGATGCTGTTCTTCACCGAAGGTCGGTTCCAGCCCGACACCACCAAGAGCGAGGTCTGGAACCGCGGCGCCTATCTGGTGGAGGCGTTGTCGCACTGCGGCGCGTGCCACACGCCCCGGGATGCTGTGGGCGGGCCGATCACCTCACGTTCACTTCAGGGCTCGCGCGTTGCCGAATGGTATGCACCCGACATTTCAGACGGTCCCGATTCAGTGATCGCCGACTGGGACGTTGCCCGGCTGGAAGGTTTCCTCAACGGCAATGACGGCATGAACCACGTGGCCGTCGGCCCCATGGCCGAAGTTCTGGGCGAGCTTGCCACAATCCCCCCCAGCGACGTTCACGCCATCGCCACCTACATGAAGGATCAGCCGCCGTCCGACGACAAGCGGTCCGCGCCCGAAGAGGTGAAAATCACACCGGCGCTGCGCCAGGAATGGGCCGGCCTGTTCGAGGGCGAGTGCGTTACCTGCCACGGTGCGGACGGCGAGGGTGCGCCCGGCGTCGCTGCGTCTCTGGTGGGGTCCGGCGCGGTGCTCGCCCGTTCGCCGGTCAACGTGATTTCGGTGCTCCTGGAAGGGATTGCACCGATGGGCGATTATGGCGCCATGCCGAGTTTCCGCGATTCGCTGAGCAATGAGCAGATCGCCGCGCTCGCCAACCATGTGCGCACGTCCTGGGGCAACGACGCGCCCGCCAACGCCCGGCCCGACATGGTGGCAGGCCTGCGCAACGTGACCAGCAGCACCCCCGGCGCCACAATGGCCGACACCTGCCCCAACGTGCCGGCAGACCGCATCAGCGCAGCGCTCCGCGGGCAAATCGAGACCATGGCCGCCGCATCGACCCTTGACGATGCCGCCGTCGGCGACCTGATTGCCAAGTACGATGCGAGCAACCCCGATGCGACCACCACCAATCGCGTGGTGGATCTGGGCGGTGCCTACTGTCAGGCGCTGGAAAAGAACGGCGCGGGCAAGGCAACCATCGTGAGCCGCCAGCTTGCGCTGATGAACGCCGTGGTGACGCAAAGCGTCGCCAACTGA
- a CDS encoding ABC transporter ATP-binding protein has product MQPPRPPATDHPLIQFDDVSVTYGRGKKATPALAPTNLKVAAGDFVALVGPSGCGKSTILKIVSELLAPSGGHVFSGGRELGANPVRVGMAFQSSTLLPWKTIRANVMLPLKIVQPFRGEYRAKKNGEFRDRVDALLEHVGLIDFADNHPYQLSGGMQQRANLARALVHEPDLLLLDEPFGALDQFTREELWLTLQDLWQERRSTVLLVTHDLREAAFLANRVIVMSPRPGRILEDRAIDFARPRSLDITFEADFTKIVQDLRALIVRTPTGTARPLPRAAQGAAA; this is encoded by the coding sequence ATGCAACCGCCCCGCCCGCCCGCGACAGACCACCCGCTGATCCAGTTCGACGACGTGTCCGTCACCTACGGGCGCGGCAAGAAGGCGACCCCCGCGCTGGCCCCCACCAACCTCAAGGTGGCGGCGGGCGATTTCGTCGCCCTCGTCGGCCCGTCCGGCTGCGGCAAGTCGACGATCCTGAAGATCGTGTCGGAGCTTCTCGCCCCCTCGGGCGGGCATGTATTTTCGGGCGGGCGGGAGCTTGGCGCCAACCCGGTGCGGGTCGGTATGGCGTTCCAGTCGTCCACGCTTTTGCCGTGGAAGACGATCCGCGCCAATGTGATGCTGCCGCTGAAGATCGTGCAGCCCTTCCGCGGAGAATACCGCGCCAAGAAGAACGGCGAGTTTCGCGACAGGGTGGACGCGCTTCTGGAGCACGTCGGCCTGATCGACTTTGCCGACAATCACCCCTACCAGCTCTCCGGCGGGATGCAGCAGCGCGCCAACCTTGCGCGCGCGCTGGTCCACGAACCGGACCTCCTGCTGCTGGACGAGCCCTTCGGCGCGCTCGACCAGTTCACCCGCGAGGAACTCTGGCTTACCCTCCAGGACCTGTGGCAAGAGCGGCGCTCCACCGTCCTCCTCGTCACCCATGATTTGCGGGAAGCCGCCTTCCTCGCCAACCGCGTCATCGTGATGAGCCCCCGCCCCGGCCGCATCCTCGAGGACCGCGCCATCGACTTTGCCCGCCCCCGCAGCCTCGACATCACCTTCGAGGCCGATTTTACGAAGATCGTGCAGGATCTCCGCGCCCTCATCGTGCGCACCCCCACCGGGACGGCGCGGCCCCTGCCGCGCGCCGCGCAGGGAGCTGCCGCATGA
- a CDS encoding MFS transporter, whose translation MKINLPLVALATGAFGIGVTEFAPMGMLPVMAADLGISIPAAGLLVSAYAIGVLAGAPLMILTTGRMRRRSLLIALAGIFTAGNALSAVSGSYELLVMSRLITALNHGAFFGVGAVVAAGLVTPDKRAAAVATMFMGLAVANVVGVPLASYVGEAIDWRTVFWGIAALGVVTMAALRFTLPDAPAPQAGNALAELKVLSRGSVLAAFGLTVLGSSAMFTVFTYIAPILQGETGVSAIMVSVMLVIYGLGLALGNWLGGYFADRSVDMTLAVALGSVSVILFVFAGLMHYEVATALIMAVWGVATFAMIAPMQMRVMGAAADAPNLASAVNIGAFNLGNAIGAALGGAVISAGLGYPAVSLTGAVMAALGLAAVFLTRERAPQPVLCDRAA comes from the coding sequence ATGAAGATCAATCTACCGCTTGTCGCCCTCGCCACGGGGGCCTTCGGCATTGGCGTGACCGAGTTTGCGCCCATGGGGATGCTGCCGGTGATGGCGGCCGACCTTGGCATTTCGATCCCCGCGGCGGGCCTTCTCGTCAGCGCCTACGCCATCGGCGTTCTGGCGGGGGCACCCTTGATGATCCTCACCACCGGCCGGATGCGCCGGCGCAGTTTGCTGATTGCGCTCGCCGGCATTTTCACCGCCGGCAACGCCCTTTCCGCCGTGTCCGGCAGCTACGAGCTTCTGGTCATGTCGCGCTTGATCACCGCGCTCAACCACGGCGCGTTCTTCGGCGTGGGCGCGGTGGTTGCGGCCGGTCTGGTGACACCGGACAAACGGGCCGCGGCGGTCGCCACCATGTTCATGGGGCTCGCGGTCGCCAACGTTGTCGGCGTGCCGCTTGCCTCCTATGTGGGCGAGGCGATCGACTGGCGCACGGTGTTCTGGGGGATTGCCGCGCTTGGCGTCGTCACCATGGCGGCGCTGCGGTTCACCTTGCCGGACGCGCCGGCGCCGCAGGCGGGCAACGCGCTCGCCGAGCTCAAGGTCCTGTCGCGCGGATCGGTTCTGGCCGCGTTTGGCCTGACGGTGCTTGGCTCCAGCGCGATGTTCACCGTCTTCACCTACATCGCCCCGATCCTCCAGGGCGAAACCGGCGTGTCGGCCATCATGGTGTCCGTGATGCTGGTGATCTACGGGCTCGGCCTTGCTCTCGGCAACTGGCTCGGCGGCTACTTTGCCGACCGCTCGGTGGACATGACGCTGGCGGTCGCGCTCGGCAGCGTCAGCGTCATCCTCTTCGTGTTTGCGGGGCTGATGCACTACGAGGTCGCCACCGCCCTGATCATGGCGGTGTGGGGCGTCGCCACCTTCGCGATGATTGCACCGATGCAGATGCGGGTGATGGGGGCAGCGGCCGATGCGCCCAACCTTGCCTCCGCGGTCAACATCGGCGCCTTCAACCTTGGCAACGCCATTGGCGCGGCTCTGGGCGGCGCGGTGATCTCGGCGGGGCTTGGCTACCCCGCCGTGTCGCTGACCGGGGCCGTGATGGCGGCGCTCGGCCTTGCCGCCGTGTTCCTCACGCGCGAACGGGCGCCGCAGCCCGTCCTTTGCGACAGGGCGGCCTGA
- a CDS encoding aldo/keto reductase has protein sequence MEYRQLGRSGLRVPALSFGAGTFGGSGPLFRAWGTTDAAEARRLVDICIEAGVTLFDTADVYSDGASEEVLGAAIKGRRGEVMISTKTGLPTGDRPGDWGASRGRLIGAVEAALRRLGTDHIDIFQLHALDAFTPVEELLSTLDGLVAAGKVRHAGVSNYPGWQLMKALAAADRHGWPRFVAHQVYYSLIGRAYEADLMPLGADQGVGALVWSPLGWGRLTGKVRRGSPLPDGSRLHETEQFAPPVTQEHLYNVVDALDLVAEQTGKTVPQIALNWLLTRPTVSSVIVGARNESQLRQNLGAVGWSLTAEQIALLDKASDQLPPYPHTPYRQQEGFARLNPALV, from the coding sequence ATGGAATACCGGCAACTTGGCCGCTCGGGCCTGCGCGTTCCGGCTCTCAGTTTCGGCGCTGGCACGTTCGGCGGCAGCGGGCCGCTCTTTCGCGCCTGGGGCACAACCGACGCGGCGGAAGCCCGCCGGCTGGTGGACATCTGCATCGAAGCCGGCGTCACCCTGTTCGACACCGCCGACGTCTATTCTGACGGCGCGTCGGAAGAGGTGCTGGGCGCGGCGATCAAGGGGCGGCGCGGTGAGGTGATGATCTCCACCAAGACCGGCCTTCCCACCGGCGACCGGCCGGGGGACTGGGGCGCGTCGCGCGGGCGGTTGATCGGCGCGGTCGAGGCCGCGCTCCGCCGCCTCGGCACGGACCACATCGACATTTTTCAGCTCCACGCGCTGGATGCCTTCACGCCGGTGGAAGAGCTGCTGTCCACGCTGGATGGGCTGGTGGCTGCCGGCAAGGTGCGCCACGCGGGCGTGTCCAACTATCCCGGCTGGCAGCTGATGAAGGCCCTCGCCGCCGCCGACCGACACGGCTGGCCGCGTTTCGTGGCGCACCAGGTGTACTACTCGCTGATCGGCCGCGCCTACGAGGCGGACCTGATGCCGCTGGGCGCGGACCAGGGCGTCGGCGCGCTGGTGTGGAGCCCGCTGGGGTGGGGGCGCCTCACCGGCAAGGTTCGCCGCGGCAGTCCGTTGCCGGATGGCAGCCGCCTGCACGAAACCGAACAGTTCGCCCCGCCTGTCACGCAGGAACACCTTTACAATGTCGTTGATGCGCTGGATCTGGTGGCCGAACAGACCGGCAAGACCGTTCCCCAGATTGCGCTCAACTGGCTTCTCACCCGTCCGACCGTCTCTTCGGTCATCGTCGGTGCGCGCAACGAGAGCCAGCTGCGGCAAAATCTCGGGGCAGTGGGCTGGTCGCTCACTGCCGAACAGATCGCGCTTCTGGACAAGGCCTCCGATCAGCTGCCGCCCTATCCGCACACGCCCTACCGCCAGCAGGAAGGCTTTGCCCGCCTGAACCCGGCGCTGGTCTGA
- a CDS encoding LysR substrate-binding domain-containing protein produces MFVAVAAKGSFSAAGRALGLTPSAVSRSVDRTEQRLGVRLILRTTRRLTLTAEGQAYLGAARRILADLDDTEQAIADRGAPRGRLRVSASQAHGRLCIVPLLGEFSRRYPHILVDLNLSDRLVDIAAGQADVGIRFGPLADSALMARKLGVSGRAVVASPDYLSRHGTPLVPEDLHGHNCLGFNFRRAEPIWPFRRDGRDYALSVRGNIEANNGETLGQLATAGVGITRVGTFSVAAELADGRLVRILEAYNPGDEEIIHAVFAGGPNLPARVRAFVDYLAETLT; encoded by the coding sequence ATGTTTGTTGCCGTGGCCGCGAAGGGGAGCTTTTCGGCCGCCGGCCGGGCGTTGGGCCTCACCCCGTCAGCGGTCAGCCGCAGCGTGGACCGCACCGAACAGCGCCTTGGCGTGCGCCTCATCCTGCGCACCACACGCAGGCTGACACTGACGGCGGAGGGGCAGGCCTATCTCGGCGCAGCCCGCCGCATTCTGGCCGATCTCGATGACACCGAGCAGGCCATTGCCGACCGGGGCGCACCGCGGGGCCGACTGCGCGTCAGCGCCTCGCAGGCCCACGGGCGGCTTTGCATCGTGCCTTTGCTGGGCGAATTTTCGCGGCGTTATCCGCATATTCTGGTGGACCTCAACCTCAGCGACCGCCTGGTGGACATTGCAGCCGGACAGGCCGACGTCGGCATCCGCTTCGGCCCTCTGGCCGACAGCGCGCTGATGGCACGCAAGCTCGGCGTTTCCGGCCGTGCCGTGGTCGCCTCGCCGGATTATCTCTCCCGTCATGGGACGCCTTTGGTTCCGGAGGACCTTCACGGCCACAACTGCCTTGGGTTCAATTTCCGCCGGGCCGAGCCCATCTGGCCCTTCCGCCGGGACGGGCGCGATTATGCCCTGAGCGTCCGGGGAAACATCGAGGCCAACAACGGCGAAACCCTTGGCCAGCTCGCCACAGCGGGGGTGGGGATCACGCGGGTGGGCACCTTCAGTGTGGCCGCAGAGCTGGCCGACGGCCGTCTGGTCCGCATACTCGAGGCATACAACCCCGGCGACGAGGAGATCATCCACGCCGTGTTTGCCGGCGGGCCAAACCTTCCGGCGCGGGTGCGTGCTTTCGTGGATTATCTGGCCGAAACACTGACCTGA
- a CDS encoding ABC transporter permease: protein MNDTVRRKIYSAILIVGVFVVWEGACRLFNISSLVLPKPTEIYATFIQYAPAIAPHAYQTLYTTLVGFAFGVVIGLSLGVLIGSSKLAFDTAYPLLVGISSIPKVAVVPIFVLWFGAGTVPAILTAMIICIFPIVVNVATGIATVEPELEDVMKSMKASKLDILWNVGLPRSMPYFFASLKVAITLSFVGSVIAETVASNRGIGNMMLVASASFNVPLVFAGLGVLSVMGVTLYVIFSLIEQRVTGWATRKAA, encoded by the coding sequence ATGAACGACACCGTCCGCCGCAAGATCTATTCGGCAATCCTCATCGTCGGCGTGTTTGTGGTGTGGGAGGGTGCGTGCCGGCTCTTCAACATCTCGTCGCTGGTGCTGCCCAAGCCCACAGAGATCTACGCGACGTTCATCCAGTACGCCCCGGCCATCGCCCCCCACGCCTACCAGACGCTCTACACAACGCTGGTCGGTTTTGCGTTCGGTGTCGTCATCGGGCTTTCGCTTGGCGTTCTCATCGGGTCGTCGAAGCTGGCGTTCGACACGGCCTATCCGCTGCTCGTCGGAATCTCGTCAATCCCCAAGGTGGCGGTGGTGCCGATCTTCGTCCTGTGGTTCGGCGCCGGCACCGTGCCTGCCATTTTGACGGCCATGATCATCTGCATCTTCCCCATTGTGGTGAACGTCGCGACAGGGATCGCCACCGTGGAGCCGGAGCTGGAAGACGTGATGAAGTCGATGAAGGCGTCCAAGCTCGACATCCTGTGGAATGTCGGCCTGCCGCGGTCGATGCCCTATTTCTTCGCCTCGCTGAAGGTGGCGATCACGCTCTCCTTCGTCGGCTCGGTGATTGCGGAGACGGTGGCCTCCAACCGCGGCATCGGCAACATGATGCTGGTGGCCTCCGCCTCGTTCAACGTGCCGCTGGTGTTTGCGGGGCTTGGCGTCCTCTCCGTCATGGGCGTCACGCTCTACGTGATCTTCTCGCTGATCGAGCAGCGGGTGACCGGGTGGGCCACCCGCAAGGCCGCCTGA
- a CDS encoding SDR family oxidoreductase, whose product MELHMQGQVAVITGPAKGMGAAITRAFAEEGVDLALFGRDTDAIAPVAEECRAMGRRVEVVGCDVTDAAAVDAAVASVVETFGRIDILVNVAGGTGPIGKTGTETTAAEYDEIVSLNMGGPFHMIRAVAPHMQGRKFGKIVNVGGTFGMKGKAGRLAYSSSKWGLRGLTKSFAIELGGDNVNVNCVAPGMVDGPRFRTKVVPEMARRLGITEEEAAERHAADYALKRVSTDEDIAAATLFLASDRARQLTGVDIPVDGGWAAL is encoded by the coding sequence ATGGAACTACACATGCAGGGGCAGGTCGCCGTAATCACGGGACCTGCCAAGGGGATGGGCGCGGCAATCACCCGCGCCTTTGCCGAAGAGGGCGTCGACCTTGCGCTGTTCGGGCGCGACACCGACGCCATCGCCCCGGTTGCCGAGGAGTGCCGCGCCATGGGCCGCCGCGTGGAGGTCGTCGGCTGTGACGTGACCGATGCCGCGGCGGTGGACGCTGCGGTGGCATCGGTGGTGGAGACGTTCGGGCGGATCGACATTCTGGTGAATGTCGCCGGCGGCACCGGCCCCATCGGCAAGACCGGCACCGAGACAACCGCCGCGGAGTATGACGAGATCGTCTCGCTCAACATGGGCGGGCCGTTCCACATGATCCGCGCCGTGGCGCCGCACATGCAGGGGCGCAAGTTCGGCAAGATCGTCAATGTCGGCGGCACCTTCGGCATGAAGGGAAAGGCCGGGCGGCTCGCCTACTCCAGCTCCAAGTGGGGCCTGCGCGGTCTGACCAAGAGCTTTGCGATCGAGCTTGGTGGCGACAACGTCAACGTCAACTGCGTGGCACCGGGCATGGTCGACGGGCCGCGCTTTCGCACCAAGGTGGTGCCGGAAATGGCCCGCCGGCTCGGCATCACCGAAGAGGAAGCCGCCGAGCGCCACGCCGCCGACTATGCGCTGAAACGCGTGTCGACCGACGAGGACATTGCCGCCGCCACGCTGTTCCTGGCGTCCGACAGGGCGCGCCAGCTGACCGGCGTCGACATTCCTGTCGACGGCGGCTGGGCCGCGCTCTGA
- a CDS encoding N-acetylglucosamine-6-phosphate deacetylase, protein MSAFVGDGLFDLQVNGYAGVDFNDPSIGPAAMDIALEAMRAAGVTGCLPTIITAHEGELVERFRALDAAVTGSRLGAEMVPGYHLEGPFLNPDDGYRGVHPAAAMGDPDIALVDTLEAGLSRPILLVTFAPERAGAAAFARALAQRGKAMGMAHSAAGFADVRAAADAGLTLSTHLGNGLPQTLPKLENTFLAQLAEKRLTACVIADGHHMSPDALSAIVALKGTSRTILVTDAVLAAAAPAGHYRFAGMDVKRTDAGAVVPAEGANLAGSALTLDDAVRNVVRWGVADLPTAVAMAAAQPRAALQVALDHHSIRLDPGRVAWSDALEPSPAA, encoded by the coding sequence GTGAGCGCTTTCGTCGGAGACGGGCTGTTCGACCTTCAGGTCAACGGTTACGCCGGTGTCGACTTCAACGATCCATCCATCGGCCCGGCTGCGATGGATATTGCGCTGGAGGCCATGCGGGCCGCCGGCGTGACGGGGTGCCTACCCACCATCATCACCGCCCACGAGGGCGAGCTGGTCGAGCGTTTCCGGGCGCTCGACGCGGCGGTGACCGGGAGCCGCCTCGGGGCAGAAATGGTGCCGGGCTACCATCTGGAAGGGCCGTTTCTCAATCCGGACGACGGCTACCGCGGCGTTCATCCGGCGGCCGCCATGGGCGATCCGGACATTGCGCTGGTCGACACGTTGGAGGCTGGCCTGTCGCGGCCGATCCTGCTCGTCACGTTTGCGCCGGAACGGGCGGGCGCCGCCGCCTTTGCCCGCGCTCTGGCGCAGCGGGGCAAGGCGATGGGGATGGCCCATTCGGCCGCCGGCTTTGCCGATGTGCGCGCGGCAGCGGACGCGGGGCTGACGCTGTCCACCCACCTTGGCAACGGCCTGCCGCAGACCCTGCCGAAGCTGGAAAACACGTTCCTTGCGCAGCTGGCCGAAAAGCGGCTCACCGCCTGCGTCATTGCCGACGGGCATCACATGTCGCCGGATGCCCTCTCGGCGATCGTGGCACTGAAGGGAACGTCGCGGACCATCCTCGTCACCGATGCGGTGCTGGCGGCGGCCGCGCCGGCCGGGCACTACCGCTTTGCCGGGATGGACGTGAAACGCACCGATGCGGGGGCGGTGGTCCCGGCCGAAGGGGCGAACCTTGCCGGCTCCGCGCTGACGCTAGATGACGCGGTGCGCAACGTGGTGCGCTGGGGGGTTGCGGACCTTCCCACCGCCGTTGCCATGGCAGCTGCGCAGCCGCGGGCAGCCTTGCAGGTTGCGCTCGACCACCACAGCATCAGACTGGATCCGGGCCGCGTTGCGTGGAGCGACGCGCTGGAGCCTTCGCCGGCAGCGTGA
- a CDS encoding glucosamine-6-phosphate deaminase: MQFIVHEDGAALAAAAAAEGAVAIEAAIAKKGAAVVVLATGASQFAMLAELVGTDIDWGKVTVFHLDEYVGLGTDHPASFRGYLNERFVARVPALREFLAVEGDAPDIDAEIARLNARLAPLEVDVCFAGIGENCHLAFNDPPANFEVDDPYIVVELDEACRRQQLGEGWFPDLESVPKTAVSMSVRQIMKAKKIVLSVPDERKANAVRHAVEGEIGNLYPASVLQNHPAATLHLDPPAASLLAGRKG; encoded by the coding sequence ATGCAATTCATCGTGCATGAGGATGGTGCGGCACTGGCAGCGGCGGCCGCTGCGGAGGGCGCTGTGGCCATCGAGGCCGCCATCGCGAAAAAGGGCGCGGCTGTCGTCGTGCTCGCCACAGGTGCCAGCCAGTTCGCGATGCTGGCCGAGCTGGTCGGGACAGACATCGACTGGGGCAAGGTGACCGTCTTCCACCTCGACGAATATGTCGGCCTCGGGACCGACCATCCGGCCAGCTTCCGCGGCTACCTCAATGAACGGTTCGTGGCCCGCGTGCCGGCGTTGCGCGAATTTCTGGCCGTGGAAGGCGATGCGCCCGACATTGACGCGGAGATCGCGCGGCTGAATGCGCGGCTTGCCCCGCTGGAGGTGGACGTGTGTTTCGCGGGGATCGGCGAAAACTGCCATCTTGCGTTCAACGATCCGCCCGCCAATTTCGAGGTCGACGACCCCTATATCGTCGTCGAGCTGGACGAGGCGTGCCGCCGCCAGCAGCTTGGCGAAGGCTGGTTTCCCGATCTTGAATCGGTGCCGAAAACCGCCGTTTCCATGAGCGTGCGGCAGATCATGAAGGCAAAGAAGATCGTCCTGTCCGTGCCCGATGAGCGCAAGGCAAACGCCGTGCGCCATGCGGTGGAAGGCGAGATCGGCAACCTTTATCCCGCCTCGGTACTCCAGAACCATCCCGCAGCCACACTCCACCTCGACCCGCCGGCGGCCTCGCTTCTGGCCGGACGAAAGGGGTGA
- a CDS encoding ABC transporter substrate-binding protein, with amino-acid sequence MSLTRRSLLKTTAAAGLLAGTGFKAALAADLEKISMILNWRYQGPQAWFFIAQDKGYFEEYGIEVQMDQGNGSGAAVGAVASGSYDTGFGDVNALIQLAALKPDEAPICVYQMYNKPPFTVAVLADSDITTAKDLEGKLLGGSANDGALKLWPAFTSVAGLDTSDIEITNFQPNLREQMLKSGQVDGVFGYVNTIRFSAKLSGMDPDKEIRFISYGDYGMDLYSNGIIVPKKMAEEQPEVVKGLVRAINRAIADTLADIDAGVEAVAAREPLINKAVEKERLLATLADEMNHPEVAKLGLGSVDPERFQKAIDIVVEANDLPRTPEISEIYTDAFLPPEDERIYKLV; translated from the coding sequence ATGTCTCTTACGCGCCGCTCTCTCCTCAAGACCACAGCCGCCGCCGGCCTCCTCGCCGGAACAGGCTTCAAGGCCGCCCTCGCCGCGGATCTCGAAAAGATCAGCATGATCCTCAACTGGCGCTACCAGGGCCCGCAGGCTTGGTTCTTTATTGCGCAGGACAAGGGCTATTTCGAGGAATACGGCATCGAAGTGCAGATGGACCAGGGCAACGGCTCCGGCGCTGCCGTGGGCGCCGTCGCGTCCGGCTCCTACGACACCGGCTTCGGCGACGTGAATGCCCTCATCCAGCTCGCCGCCCTCAAGCCCGACGAAGCGCCCATCTGCGTCTACCAGATGTACAACAAGCCGCCCTTCACCGTGGCGGTGCTGGCCGACAGCGACATCACGACCGCGAAGGACCTTGAGGGCAAGCTCCTCGGCGGTTCGGCCAACGATGGCGCGCTGAAGCTGTGGCCTGCCTTCACGTCGGTCGCGGGGCTCGATACTTCGGACATCGAGATCACCAACTTCCAGCCTAATTTGCGCGAACAGATGCTGAAGTCCGGCCAGGTGGACGGGGTGTTCGGCTACGTCAACACCATCCGCTTCTCCGCCAAGCTCTCCGGCATGGACCCGGACAAGGAGATCCGCTTCATCTCCTACGGCGACTACGGGATGGACCTTTATTCCAACGGCATCATCGTGCCCAAGAAGATGGCCGAGGAGCAGCCCGAGGTGGTGAAGGGCCTGGTGCGCGCCATCAACCGCGCCATTGCCGACACGCTGGCCGACATTGACGCCGGGGTCGAGGCGGTCGCCGCGCGCGAGCCGTTGATCAACAAGGCGGTGGAGAAGGAGCGCCTCCTCGCAACGCTCGCCGACGAGATGAACCACCCCGAGGTCGCCAAGCTCGGCCTCGGCAGCGTCGACCCCGAGCGGTTCCAGAAAGCCATCGACATTGTGGTCGAAGCGAACGACCTTCCGCGTACGCCGGAAATCTCCGAAATCTACACCGATGCGTTCCTTCCGCCGGAAGACGAGCGGATCTACAAACTGGTCTGA